Sequence from the Mytilus galloprovincialis chromosome 10, xbMytGall1.hap1.1, whole genome shotgun sequence genome:
acacttattaatgtctgccttgttgTCCAGTAATACCTTTACTATCTCTGTATGATCATTCTGACAAGCAATATACAAAGGAGATACTCCATTATTTGTACACTTATTAATGTTTGACTTGTTGTGCAGTAATACCTGTACTATCTCTATATAATTATTCTGACAAGCAATATACAAAGGAGATGCTCCATTATCCATACACCTATTAATGTCTGCTTTGTTGTCCAGTAATACCTGTACTATCTCTATATGATTATTCTGACAAGCAATATGCAAAGGAAATACTCCAccatctctacacttattaatgtctgccttgttgTGCAGTAATACCTTTACTAACTCTATATGATTATTCTGACAAGCAATATACAAAGGAGATACTCCAtcatctctacacttattaatgtctgccttgttgTGCAGTAATACCTTTACTAACTCTATATGATTATTCTGACAGGCAATATGCAAAGGAAATACTCCATTATCagcacacttattaatgtctgcctcgTTCTCCAGTAATACCTGTACTGTCTCTATGTGATTATTCTGACAAGCAATATTCAAAAGAGATGCTCCATTATCCATAAACTTGTTaatgtctgtctgtttgtccagTAAAACCTTGACTATCTCTATATGATTTTGCTGACAAGCAAAGTATAAAGGATATGCTCCATTATCagcacacttattaatgtctgcctcgTTCTCCAGTAATACATGTACTGTCTCTATATGATTTTGACAACAAGCAATATACAAAGGAGATACTCCAATATCCagacacttattaatgtctgccttgttgTCCAGTAATACCTTTACTATCTCTATATGATTATTCTGACAAGCAATATACAAAGGAGATGCTCCATTATcatcacacttattaatgtctgccttgttgTGCAGTAATACCTTTACTATCTCTATATGATTATTCTGACAAGCAACATACAAAAGAGATGCTCCATTATTAatacacttatttatgtctgccTTGTTGTCCAGTAATATCTTTAGTATCTCTATATGATTACTCTGACAAGCAATATACAAAGGAGATGCTCCATTATcatcacacttattaatgtctgcttTGTTGTCCAGTAATACCTGTACTGTCTCTATACGATTATTCTGACAAGCAATATGCAAAGGAAATACTCCAtcatctctacacttattaatgtctgccttgttgTGCAGTAATACCTTTACTATCTCTATATGATTATTCTGACAAGCAATATACAAAGGAGATACTCCAtcatctctacacttattaatgtctgccttgttgTCCAGTAATACCTTTACTGTCTCTATATGATTATTCTGACAAGCAATATACAAAGGAGATGCTCCATTATCctcacacttattaatgtctgcttTGTTGTCCAGTAATACCTTTACTATCTCTATATGATCATTGTAACAAGCTATATACAAAGGAGATGCTCCATTATCCATACACctattaatgtctgccttgttgTCCAGTAATATCTTTACTGTTTCTGTATGACCATTGACTGATGCTGCTAACAAAGGACTACCACATTTACAGTTACACAGGTTAACATCACCACCATGATCAATACACCAATAAATAAATGGAATATCCCCATATTGACAACAACATATCAGTGCAGTATTTTTGCTATTAATATCAAAATTCAGAGCTAATTGTCTCTGGAGTgacatttcaactttttttagATAACATAGGAATTTGTGTCTGAACTTTTGTATCTTCATGTTGGTATTTCTAAACACATAATCTACTCTACCAATTGACCAGTCATCAATCATTCTCTTTAGATACATCTCATGGTATATAGGTGGTACAATAGTAATAAACTGAAACATGTCATCATTTCTTTCTAGTAAAAATCTCTGCATGATAACAACAGGATGTGCATTTCCGATCAAACACTGGATCATTTTTTGTCCAAAATAGTATGCAAGAAAGTCAAataatttatcatgttttgttttaaatacacCTTGTACTTTCTTAATAAAAGTATGTTCAAGTGAATTTAGTTCATCAAGTAGGGCAAACCGTGATGTTCCTCTGTCCAGTCTGCATGCCTCACATGTTTTTTCAATAATCATTCTTGTTTCTACATTTATTTCTTCTGAAAACAATTCCTCCTCTAAGTTGTTGTTAAAAATAACACACAAAGCTATAGCACAGAATTTTGTATAATGTCCTTTTTCATAAAGCTTGTCAATTTCAGTTTTGTATACCGAAAATGGATACTTGAAGAAATCTGTTATATTGGCCTCAAGATTTTCATTATACAATTGACAGAGCAGTGGAAAGCAATCATATAAATCACAGTACTCAATAATTTCTGATGCTTTAGTATCCAGATATAATTCTGCTATTGACGTTTTCTCCATTTGTGTTAAGCACAAATCTTCTGACAGCAGGTTACAAACACATGTCCTAAAAATTGATAAAGATTCAAATGTGCGATCCTGGTACACTTGTAATCGACACGCGAcaataatttttgtaattttgttttcaatcataATCTTTATTTGTTCCATAACTGATTCCCAATTGTTAAGGTCAGACTGGTTTATGGAATAAGTCCCACAAAAGTCATCAATTACAAACAGTGTTTTCTGATATGGATTATAAAACTGAATAATATCATTTGGATTAGTAACTGGTAGTATATCATACCCTTCTTCTTTCATTTTGAATGCCACATGACGTAGTGTAGATGTCTTTCCAACACCAGAACTAGATGTAATAGTGAGACAACTGTTTTCCATGACACCTTTCAACACACATTTTGCAGCTCTGGTTTCAACAAAGTTATCAGCATTCTTCAGCCATGCATCCAACAACTTCCTAATCAGCACTGAAACATCATGGAAAAAATTATTACCAAAGatagtgcacacgctgaaatgtctcgtcttctacactaatcattgatattatgttgatagtccttagtataaagctttattacaactgtcacatacaattaacattaaccaagataactaaacaaagaacaatcaaccatgaaaatgaggtcaaggtcagatgaaccatgccaggcagacatgtacagctaacaatgcttctatacaatatatatagttgacctataactTTTAGTTTGACATgtttaagaaaatcaaccaaaacacaaaaacttaacgctgtgcaatgaaccatgaaaatgaggtcaaggttaaataaaactttcgcgactgacataaagatcataaaatatttccatacatttgacctatggcatatagtattagacaaaaagaccaaaactcaaaaactcaactttgaccactgaaccatgaaaatgaggtcaaggtcacatgacatctgctcgctagacacgtacaccttacaatcattccatacaacaaatatagtaaacttattgcatatagtatgagaaaaagaccaaaacacaaaaatttaactataaccactgaaccatgaaaatgaggtcaaggtcagatgacacctgccagttggacatgtacaccttacttcttccatacatcgaatatactagccctattgcttatagtatctgagatatggacttgaccacgtaaacttaaccttgttcactgatccatgaaatgaggtcgaggtcaagtgaaaactgtctgacagacatgaggaccttgcaaggcaaggtacgcacatattaaatatagttatcctattacttataataagagagaattcaacatcacaaaaaatctgaacttttttttcaagtggtcactgaaccatgaaaaggaggtcaaggacatttgacatgtgactgacagaaacttcgtaacatgaggcatctatatacaaagtatgaagcaacCAGTTCTTCCACCCTCTAAAcaataaagcttttaagaagttagctaacgccgcctccagatcactatccctatgtcgagctttctgcaacaaaagttgcaggctcgacaaaaacgatAAAGTAGTAATGCTCATCATATGTATTCATACAAATTTGTATTTACTAACTTGTCTCAGGTGATGGTAAATGCATATTAAGTGATGGGAGCAATATTATATCTGCTCTGAGCcacaattaaagatatttttgtttgcccaaaccctaccaaAGGTtaagacagtgggtaggtaggtaggtaggtaggcattttcttttctttttaaaaacaaaagaaattgaaatatcgggtgtttattagtcttcatgcctatctgattaaaaaaaaacgtcttcaaatcaggacaataaaagaatttgagtaggcagctttttttctgggtaggtaggatttgggcaaacaaacctattcttttttatggccttgcTTAATTTGATCAAGACTGAATTGTAAATTGAAAGTCTTAAAGATAACAGTCATACCATCTTACTACCGGTATCGCATATACTTAACATTAATATCAATGAAAATCAAAGAACCTTTGAGAGCACATACTCCACGCCTCCACATTGTCACTGGGCAAAATCTCATCAGATTCCTAATTTTATAAACTCATACTCTTAAAAAGTCAAATAATAGAAATTCCTTGtgaatatgcacatctacatattatGTCCTCATTCATTTACAATGTTTACTAAAAGTTTCATGGAATTCCGCTGTGCtgtatttattcatataaaaataaaatttagtatacgaCTCTTAAAAGGTATAAAAAATGCACAGCTTGTCATGATTTGCGAAATCTGTGCTAAAAACATAGGCATTGatggtgtttgagtaattccatctgtAAAGCTCAACATAAGATCGacagttggtggtggacagttataaatcCGTTCTGCaggatgaatgacttttcatgaaaaccaatttcacaaatcaaaattttcctctagatttctcctacaatatacatccagtttagttcttttagtttaacgggacaccgtcctgatttttaattttgcaaaccattcagtctcttgcttgcaaatggtgcatgaaaataggctGGGAATGGCAGAAGACAAGTCTCTTTAAGATGggtttgtgccctgaaaaaagttttataacattagcttttttgaaacttgtgaaagacttGTGCAATACACATACATGACACGCCCTGATTCACGTTCACCCTAGTACCTGTTCGCCTTGAAACCTGTTCGCCCAGGGTCCGTTCgccctactttttttttaattgttgtccAGTTGCATATAAtgactttttttaatgttaattatttgaacagaatatgttaaagtttgttgacAAATATACCGAATATTTGTATTACAGCAACCAATATATAATTTTCGCTTTGATTTGCATAGTatactggaatacaatgtattaatttagtaattagttagtatagaaagtccctagTTTATCAgaacaaaatgtttgtttttattattaatccatCAGAAAAGTATCACAACAATCAGTGAGAATTATTATGTCATTGAACAATTAACAATCCTAAAAAAGccataaacttttaaataattCCATACGTTTTCCAGAATTTCAAAAATAGATACGGtaccatataaatataaatatctaaATAAGTTTATCCAACTTCAATGACCTGAATATTATTTTAGTAGGGCGAACGGACTCTACAGGCGAACGGACCTTAGGTGACATGAATGATGCTACAACAAATAGAAGTttttagccagtcaaggtcgtttaaaaaaaacttccatttgttgtagcatcattcatgtcaatgttttgttcctgtttacattgtcattgatatttttcaagaaagcctGAGGCATATGAATGATGCTCTCTTCTATGTTATAGTTATATAGGGGTATCGGGTCCATTCGCTCTAATAACATTTTCGCCCCTAAGGTCCGTTCGCCTGTCTGAGGGCACAGGCATATAGCTCATGAATTCCTGTCATTACATCTTAAATTAACATTATTAAATTAATGCTAAAAGAATTATCAGTATGATATACCTCTTGTAGGAAAACCTTATTATTGTAGCATTCACcaaaaattatgacgtcttgaattaacccccccttttttttattattttaaaacgataattgcggttgcaaacagactttaattgcatggcgattatataaataatagtatatatattttttaaagaaaaaaaagttttaccatGGGGAGCGTAGCTATAATCCGACACCCCGAAATTCCGACAGTCCAGTAGTCCGACAGTCCGATAGTCCGACAGTCCGTTAATCCGACAATCCGATGGTCCGACACGAAGCCGTACTAAATTAAATCCCTTCTTGAGGGAGGGCAatagggggtccgttaacatgttaataacaactcgattttggcaaaaacagaacaaaaaatgcagaaatgctgataacagttaaccaAGTGGGTTTAAACAGTTAACAGCTTAAATtgatctcagataacagttaacaacaccttgaaaagggccataacaggttaacacaaaaaggtattgCTCCCCCCTTCTTGTTTGAACAATTAATATAAGATTCCTTATATCATCATGTCGATGTTGATAACGAGAATGTCTggttacatacattttgtacatacgcAAACGCATGCGTGTAACCAGGAGCACATATATTGTTAAATATACTGTTCCTAGATGTAACGTATAATCTGGTTGAATTTGATATGTCACAAGTATTAGATGTATGCTTTTATATCTGAGGGGTTTCGCCCCGAAGATCTGAAACGACTACTTCGGATAGAATAACataaaagtatcaatattttatttcatcttttcttttgttttctaaaaaagAGCAATTAGTTTTGATAAAATAGGAATAGTGTCATTATCTCAAATTTCAGTCAAGATGCAAAACCACTTTCAGAACGGTTTCATAGTTAATGATTTGGAATGAAATCTTAACTTAAATTGCGTCTATTTATAATACCTTACCATTGCTCTAGCTTGTATGGCAATATAAACCGCTGTACTATCTAGTATTTTTTTGGTTTACTGATTGCCAAAACCTGAACTCTTTGCTGATAAAGGATAACAtttatatgtaaattattataAGAAAGCATCCCTAGTCATAGAATCATCACGACATGACACCAATTATGTGAAAAAGATTGGAATGAAGATGGGCAATGACATGAAGACAGTACTTATTCACACACAGCAGACAAAGCAGATAGCGGTTGAGACCTATGACTGCAGTGCTGAAGTTTTTAAAATGACAGCACGAAATAAGAAAGGCACTTTATTaagaaacaatgattttttttatagctatacaaatacactaaccaaaacatgatttagatttattcaacacaaaaccgTTGCCAGAATGCCTcttcattttgaaacaataaaaaaaatatatagtcattgCAAGTCTCTAACCAAACcatcaacacaaaaaaatgtttttagaatgtcaatttattatgaaataatgaataaaaatcgAGTTTTGGTTAGTATATTAATTGGGCAGTAAGAGTATTgctataaatatgtttatcattgttttccTAATAAACAAAAGCAAACGTATAGGGTGCAAACAGGACTTTTAGTAAGAacgtgtagggtgtgaaagtgaaagagGGCGAATTTGAATGAGAGCGATCATTTTTTAAGGTGAACGGACTCGGATTCCGTTCATTTCCGATTCGTATGGGATTATTGCGGTCCTGTACAAGACGTCATACTGACTGATTTGTTAATTTTCTgtgtgaaaaaatataccaatttatGAACGTTCCATGTCTATATAGGCATACTTTTCAGAGACAAGTGACCGTGCGTCGGACTATCGGGCTGTCGGATTATAGGACTGTCGGACTATCGGGCTGTCGGATTAAAGGACTGTCGGACTATCGGACTGTCGGATTATGGGACTGTCGGATTATAGGTCTAACCCCGATTTCATCATGACAATCTACGTATGAACCATGGCGTTGATCCAACTTTTACTTCTTATTAAGTCATTTGGAAATGCATGTCCTCCATAAATGACACTCAGGTACACAACAACAAGGACTAGGCATCGTTAATTGTGTggttgttttgggttacaatacaccattagattttatgggcgcagccactTTAtggatataaagtactaaatgatGGCCCCgttgccggcaatgctatttttagcaattatctccttaaaaggcgtTTTCAttaaactaattatggaaaatctgttgttgtctaattgaagctcgatatctatttgtgattttaccgcactcaaatatatatggtcccatggcttttcttggtgaatGTTGGGGATTTTcacgatacctgacgatttcgcagaaaattttccctaattttgagcaacataaaaaaattattttcggcatttcatactatacatttaaggacaaatttgtgcttgcatgaaacttcattcataatgctttccagaagaaaaatatataaaagatataacaaccaatcacagagagccataTATTTTcatctctatgtcatgttcccttcataaaatggctgcgcccatgtaattttatttggtacattgtaaccttTACAAGCGATAGCCTTTCAAAGTGCTAaattcgactcttagctgatgaaaatggaaagagctctcgctttgtagattaattcatttactagaatatcCACATGCattaatcaacaaattttaccacacacgtgaggtcacacgttatgaacttgtagtatcgtttaacgttgttatttac
This genomic interval carries:
- the LOC143048837 gene encoding uncharacterized protein LOC143048837, with product MSLQRQLALNFDINSKNTALICCCQYGDIPFIYWCIDHGGDVNLCNCKCGSPLLAASVNGHTETVKILLDNKADINRCMDNGASPLYIACYNDHIEIVKVLLDNKADINKCEDNGASPLYIACQNNHIETVKVLLDNKADINKCRDDGVSPLYIACQNNHIEIVKVLLHNKADINKCRDDGVFPLHIACQNNRIETVQVLLDNKADINKCDDNGASPLYIACQSNHIEILKILLDNKADINKCINNGASLLYVACQNNHIEIVKVLLHNKADINKCDDNGASPLYIACQNNHIEIVKVLLDNKADINKCLDIGVSPLYIACCQNHIETVHVLLENEADINKCADNGAYPLYFACQQNHIEIVKVLLDKQTDINKFMDNGASLLNIACQNNHIETVQVLLENEADINKCADNGVFPLHIACQNNHIELVKVLLHNKADINKCRDDGVSPLYIACQNNHIELVKVLLHNKADINKCRDGGVFPLHIACQNNHIEIVQVLLDNKADINRCMDNGASPLYIACQNNYIEIVQVLLHNKSNINKCTNNGVSPLYIACQNDHTEIVKVLLDNKADINKCTNNGISPKQIASEKGIIAVIKEHSREEVIYQRN